GGGCTATCGGCGTCGGGGTCGTGGGGCTGGCGGCGTCGGCGGCTGAGGTTGGGCGGCGCGGTTCACCGGCGTCGCGACCATGCGGTCGGTGACGGTCGTCCTGGCCCGTGCCGCGCCGATCCGTGTGCTCGGCTTCGCCGCTGCCGGTGTTGTCGGGAGGCCGGCGTCGCGGCGGTCCTTCAGCTCGCCGACCTCATGGGCCCGCGCTGGCAGCTCATGGTCTTCATGGGCTCCTTCATGGCCCTCCGCCCCGAGGAGCTGGCCGAGGTCCGCCGCTCCGACGTCGACCTGGTCAAGCGGGTCGTGTGGATCCGCCGCGCGGCCCCCGAACTGACCACCGGCAAGCGCGTCTTGGGTGACCCGAAGTCCAAGGCCGGCAAGCGACCGGTCGGCATCCCGCCCGAGATCGTCCCCGACTTCGAACTGCACCTGCGCTGGTACGCGGCGAAGGAGGACGACGGCCTGCTGTTCATCGGCGAGCGCGGCGCCCCCTTCCGCCGCTCAACCTTCGGCCGCAAGTGGCGCAAGGCCCGCGCGAAGCTCGGCATGGACGGCTTCCGCTTCTACGACCTCCGCCACACCGGCAACGTCCTCGCCGCTGGCACCGGCGCCAGCCTCAAAGACCTCATGGCGCACATGGGCCACTCCTCCGTCCACGCCGCGCTGATCTACCAGCACGCCACCGCCGAGCAGCAGACCAAGATCTCCAACGGCATCAGCGCCGCCGTCGTCGACATACGCACTGGTCGGCGATCCCCCTCAGTTGACAACAACGCGACCGAGCCGGTTATCCGGCACGTCTAACGCCCCTCGGCAGTTGTGAGGCTTGACCGCACGTCCGTACGACCACGCCTCACAACCATCCTCGCCGGGGTTTCACCGTTCCACGAACTGGTCA
The sequence above is a segment of the Kitasatospora sp. NBC_00240 genome. Coding sequences within it:
- a CDS encoding site-specific integrase, whose amino-acid sequence is MGPRWQLMVFMGSFMALRPEELAEVRRSDVDLVKRVVWIRRAAPELTTGKRVLGDPKSKAGKRPVGIPPEIVPDFELHLRWYAAKEDDGLLFIGERGAPFRRSTFGRKWRKARAKLGMDGFRFYDLRHTGNVLAAGTGASLKDLMAHMGHSSVHAALIYQHATAEQQTKISNGISAAVVDIRTGRRSPSVDNNATEPVIRHV